One Clavibacter zhangzhiyongii genomic region harbors:
- the aztD gene encoding zinc metallochaperone AztD, producing MRTPRLRRTGHAAVALGLAATLAACSTPAPEGSASSDGAAASGEAAGSRVAVSYEGGILVLDGTSLETVSDFDSEEFTRLNPAGDDRHVMVTMSDGFQVLDTAAGSSDEAELTDTVFPADTPGHVVRHAGKTILYADGTSDTTVFDTAALASTDGMPETETIEGVEAHHGVSIVLEDGTFLTTVGNADGRNGIEVKDASGAVIAQSDQCPGVHGEGTAAGEVVVFGCEDGALVYDDGAITKLSAPDQPYGRMGNAYVSETSPIIVGDYKSDPDAEGYLLNAVTLIDTEAETLRVVDLPEGVGYTFRDVARGPDDKAYIMGSDGAIHVLDPATGELTDSFPVMDAWESPVEWQDPHPAIVVADGVGYVTEPAAKQVHAVDLTTGDVLSSTTLEVTPNELAVAAG from the coding sequence ATGCGCACCCCCCGCCTCCGACGGACCGGCCACGCCGCCGTCGCCCTGGGCCTCGCCGCGACGCTCGCGGCCTGCTCCACCCCCGCCCCCGAGGGATCCGCGTCCTCCGACGGCGCGGCCGCATCCGGCGAGGCAGCCGGATCCCGCGTCGCCGTCTCGTACGAGGGCGGCATCCTCGTGCTCGACGGGACGAGCCTCGAGACCGTCTCGGACTTCGACTCCGAGGAGTTCACCCGCCTCAACCCCGCGGGTGACGACCGGCACGTCATGGTCACGATGAGCGACGGCTTCCAGGTGCTCGACACCGCCGCCGGCAGCTCCGACGAGGCCGAGCTGACCGACACGGTGTTCCCCGCCGACACCCCCGGCCACGTCGTCCGGCACGCGGGCAAGACGATCCTCTACGCCGACGGCACGAGCGACACCACGGTCTTCGACACCGCGGCCCTCGCCTCCACCGACGGCATGCCCGAGACGGAGACCATCGAGGGCGTCGAAGCGCACCACGGCGTCTCGATCGTGCTCGAGGACGGCACGTTCCTCACGACCGTCGGGAACGCGGACGGCCGCAACGGCATCGAGGTCAAGGACGCGTCCGGCGCGGTCATCGCGCAGAGCGACCAGTGCCCCGGCGTGCACGGCGAGGGCACCGCGGCCGGCGAGGTCGTCGTCTTCGGCTGCGAGGACGGCGCGCTCGTCTACGACGACGGCGCGATCACCAAGCTCAGCGCGCCCGACCAGCCCTACGGCCGCATGGGCAACGCCTACGTGAGCGAGACCAGCCCGATCATCGTCGGCGACTACAAGTCCGACCCGGACGCCGAGGGCTACCTACTGAACGCCGTCACCCTGATCGACACGGAGGCCGAGACCCTCCGCGTCGTCGACCTGCCCGAGGGCGTCGGCTACACGTTCCGCGACGTCGCGCGCGGCCCGGATGACAAGGCGTACATCATGGGCTCGGACGGCGCGATCCACGTGCTCGACCCCGCCACCGGCGAGCTGACCGACTCCTTCCCCGTCATGGACGCGTGGGAGAGCCCGGTCGAGTGGCAGGACCCGCACCCCGCGATCGTCGTCGCCGACGGCGTCGGCTACGTCACCGAGCCGGCCGCGAAGCAGGTCCACGCGGTCGACCTCACGACGGGCGACGTGCTCTCCAGCACGACCCTCGAGGTCACGCCGAACGAGCTGGCGGTCGCCGCGGGCTGA
- a CDS encoding LPXTG cell wall anchor domain-containing protein, which yields MDLTPAAARTTRLRRPVTALCLTAALVAAPLAWAPAAHAAVDPATGTTQTEPADVTAPQVDAASADASPAVIPSEPVAPEAAAATPAAEAPVRERASITVDDDTLDPDQPVSPGIALEATGFLPGEPVTVSITAPAGVQVDLDLATRVGEPTKYGLTHPADDRGRVSHRVAFAGVYFATNGAYTLHLTGEESGLVLSKDLSISGVSNTSPDSDLPLPEDAAISIPRTTITPDDLVRPGVPVTATGFLRGEGVTASLRGPSGIGDGFALRRAGDPTSIGRTQTADERGRWAYAAVLEGVYYAPNGDYVLTLTGERSGLVLTQAFTVAGVSDTSSDGDHHAGVAAAARLRTSGRDSLPVTGGGDSALALGGLGALMLLAGGALVARRRHRSA from the coding sequence ATGGACCTCACGCCCGCCGCAGCCCGCACCACGCGACTGCGACGCCCCGTCACCGCGCTGTGCCTCACGGCCGCGCTCGTCGCCGCCCCCCTCGCCTGGGCGCCCGCCGCGCACGCGGCCGTGGATCCCGCGACCGGCACGACGCAGACGGAGCCCGCGGACGTGACCGCCCCGCAGGTGGACGCGGCGTCGGCGGACGCGTCCCCCGCGGTGATCCCGTCGGAGCCCGTCGCGCCGGAGGCCGCCGCGGCGACGCCCGCCGCCGAGGCCCCGGTCCGCGAGCGCGCGAGCATCACCGTGGACGACGACACCCTCGACCCCGACCAGCCCGTCTCCCCGGGCATCGCGCTCGAGGCAACGGGCTTCCTGCCCGGCGAGCCCGTCACCGTCTCGATCACGGCGCCGGCCGGCGTGCAGGTCGACCTGGACCTGGCCACGCGGGTCGGGGAGCCGACGAAGTACGGCCTCACCCATCCCGCGGACGACCGCGGGCGCGTCTCGCACCGCGTCGCCTTCGCCGGCGTGTACTTCGCGACGAACGGCGCCTACACGCTGCATCTGACCGGCGAGGAGTCCGGCCTCGTCCTCTCGAAGGACCTCTCCATCTCCGGGGTGTCGAACACCAGCCCGGACTCCGACCTGCCCCTCCCCGAGGACGCGGCCATCAGCATCCCCCGCACCACCATCACCCCCGACGACCTCGTGCGTCCCGGCGTCCCGGTCACGGCGACGGGCTTCCTGCGGGGCGAGGGGGTCACGGCGTCGCTCCGCGGGCCGTCGGGCATCGGCGACGGCTTCGCGCTCCGACGCGCGGGCGATCCCACCAGCATCGGCCGCACGCAGACCGCCGACGAGCGGGGCCGCTGGGCGTACGCCGCGGTCCTGGAGGGCGTGTACTACGCCCCGAACGGCGACTACGTCCTCACGCTCACGGGCGAGCGCTCCGGCCTCGTCCTCACGCAGGCCTTCACCGTCGCGGGCGTCTCGGACACGAGCAGCGACGGCGACCACCACGCCGGCGTCGCCGCCGCCGCGCGGCTCCGCACCTCGGGCCGGGACTCCCTCCCCGTCACGGGCGGCGGCGACTCCGCCCTCGCGCTCGGCGGCCTCGGCGCGCTGATGCTGCTGGCCGGCGGGGCGCTCGTCGCCCGCCGTCGCCACCGCTCCGCGTAG
- a CDS encoding NAD(P)/FAD-dependent oxidoreductase has protein sequence MDIAQGIAGRIEWDAVVVGGGVAGSSAALMLARARRSVLVVDAGQPRNAVAAHMHGVLGHDGKPPRQLVAEGRREIEGYGGVVVDGRVEGITAVDDPAGPRFRVTLDGGAEVRARRVILATGLADVLPEVPGLAAHWGAGVVVCPYCDGYEVRDRRIGVLATGPGSLHHVQMLRQWSPDITFLVAGGTADGRPLEIDAATRAGIDARGIRVEEAAVVRVLGERGALEGVELADGRILPLDSLFAMPGVAPRDGFARALGADVEETPWGPFVAADPMGRTSVPGLLIAGNASSGSANVPVAMAAGTMAGAMANADMVTEDVARAVTAAAGPVTAGR, from the coding sequence ATGGACATCGCACAGGGCATCGCAGGTCGGATCGAGTGGGACGCGGTCGTCGTCGGCGGAGGCGTGGCGGGATCGAGCGCGGCGCTCATGCTGGCACGCGCCCGCCGGAGCGTGCTCGTGGTCGACGCCGGCCAGCCGCGCAACGCGGTCGCCGCGCACATGCACGGCGTGCTCGGCCACGACGGGAAGCCGCCGCGGCAGCTCGTCGCCGAGGGGCGTCGCGAGATCGAGGGCTACGGCGGCGTCGTGGTCGACGGGCGGGTCGAGGGGATCACCGCGGTCGACGACCCGGCCGGCCCGCGCTTCCGGGTGACGCTCGACGGCGGCGCCGAGGTCCGCGCCCGCCGCGTGATCCTCGCCACCGGCCTCGCCGACGTCCTCCCCGAGGTCCCCGGCCTCGCCGCGCACTGGGGCGCCGGCGTCGTCGTCTGCCCGTACTGCGACGGCTACGAGGTGCGCGACCGCCGCATCGGCGTGCTCGCCACCGGGCCCGGCAGCCTCCATCACGTGCAGATGCTGCGCCAGTGGTCGCCCGACATCACGTTCCTCGTCGCGGGCGGCACGGCGGACGGCCGGCCGCTGGAGATCGACGCCGCGACCCGCGCCGGGATCGACGCCCGCGGCATCCGCGTGGAGGAGGCGGCCGTCGTCCGCGTGCTCGGCGAGCGCGGCGCGCTCGAGGGCGTCGAGCTCGCCGACGGCCGGATCCTCCCGCTCGACTCGCTCTTCGCGATGCCGGGCGTCGCACCGCGCGACGGGTTCGCCCGCGCGCTCGGGGCCGACGTCGAGGAGACGCCGTGGGGTCCGTTCGTCGCGGCGGACCCGATGGGCCGGACGAGCGTCCCCGGCCTCCTCATCGCGGGCAACGCGTCGAGCGGATCCGCGAACGTCCCGGTCGCGATGGCCGCCGGCACCATGGCGGGCGCGATGGCGAACGCGGACATGGTGACGGAGGACGTCGCGCGGGCGGTGACCGCCGCGGCCGGGCCCGTCACCGCCGGCCGGTAG
- a CDS encoding ATP-dependent Clp protease ATP-binding subunit, which yields MANMQGAPATDENAKTALEQYGVNLTEIAKSGKLDPVIGRDAEIRRISQVLTRRTKNNPVLIGEPGVGKTAVVEGLAQRIVAGDVADSLKGKQLVSLDLAALVAGAKYRGEFEERLKAVLKEIDDADGEIITFVDELHTLMGAGGGEGSVAASNMLKPMLARGELRLIGATTLDEYRQYIEKDAALERRFQQVYVGEPSVEDTVAILRGLKGRYEAHHQVPITDAALVAAASLSNRYIPARQLPDKAIDLIDEAASRLRMEIDSSPVEIDELRRAVDRMRLEELALKREKDEASKARLEKLREDIGVREAALGDLQRRWEAERASVNRVGKLKDELNELRIRAERAQREGNLEKASRLLYGEIPVIEREVAQAEAAESVPQAEERLVNEQVTAEDIAAVVAAWTGIPVGRLLQGETEKLLHLEQELGKRLIGQKPAVRAVADAVRRTRAGISDPDRPTGSFLFLGPTGVGKTELAKALAEFLFDDEKAMIRIDMSEYGEKFSVSRLVGAPPGYVGYEQGGQLTEAVRRRPYSVVLLDEVEKAHPEVFDVLLQVLDDGRLTDGQGRTVDFRNVILVLTSNLGSQFISDASLPRESREEAVQQLVRQTFKPEFVNRLDDIVVFQTLSMDDLAQIVELYIDRLGVRLADRRLTLGVTPDARSWLAERGHDPLYGARPLRRLMQREIDDRLARELLAGDVRDGDAVRVDLAPDGEGLTVARAWSDEPGEQAPGA from the coding sequence TTGGCCAACATGCAGGGCGCACCCGCCACCGACGAGAACGCGAAGACCGCGCTCGAGCAGTACGGGGTGAACCTGACCGAGATCGCGAAGAGCGGCAAGCTCGACCCGGTCATCGGACGCGACGCGGAGATCCGGCGCATCAGCCAGGTGCTCACGCGGCGCACCAAGAACAACCCGGTGCTCATCGGCGAGCCCGGCGTCGGCAAGACCGCCGTGGTCGAGGGCCTCGCGCAGCGCATCGTCGCGGGCGACGTGGCCGACTCGCTCAAGGGCAAGCAGCTCGTGTCGCTGGACCTCGCGGCGCTCGTCGCGGGCGCGAAGTACCGCGGCGAGTTCGAGGAGCGCCTGAAGGCGGTGCTGAAGGAGATCGACGACGCCGACGGCGAGATCATCACCTTCGTCGACGAGCTGCACACGCTCATGGGCGCGGGCGGCGGCGAGGGGTCCGTCGCCGCGTCGAACATGCTCAAGCCCATGCTCGCCCGCGGCGAGCTGCGCCTCATCGGCGCCACCACGCTCGACGAGTACCGCCAGTACATCGAGAAGGACGCCGCGCTCGAGCGCCGGTTCCAGCAGGTCTACGTGGGCGAGCCGAGCGTCGAGGACACCGTCGCGATCCTCCGCGGGCTCAAGGGCCGGTACGAGGCGCACCACCAGGTGCCCATCACGGACGCGGCGCTCGTCGCGGCGGCCTCCCTCTCGAACCGCTACATCCCCGCCCGCCAGCTTCCCGACAAGGCCATCGACCTCATCGACGAGGCCGCGTCGCGCCTGCGGATGGAGATCGACTCGTCGCCCGTCGAGATCGACGAGCTGCGCCGCGCGGTCGACCGCATGCGCCTCGAGGAGCTCGCGCTCAAGCGCGAGAAGGACGAGGCGTCGAAGGCGCGGCTGGAGAAGCTGCGCGAGGACATCGGCGTGCGCGAGGCGGCCCTCGGCGACCTGCAGCGGCGGTGGGAGGCGGAGCGCGCGAGCGTCAACCGCGTCGGCAAGCTGAAGGACGAGCTCAACGAGCTGCGGATCCGCGCGGAGCGGGCCCAGCGCGAGGGGAACCTGGAGAAGGCGTCGCGCCTGCTCTACGGCGAGATCCCCGTGATCGAGCGCGAGGTCGCGCAGGCGGAGGCCGCCGAGTCGGTGCCGCAGGCGGAGGAGCGCCTCGTGAACGAGCAGGTGACCGCCGAGGACATCGCGGCGGTCGTGGCGGCCTGGACGGGGATCCCCGTCGGCCGGCTGCTCCAGGGCGAGACCGAGAAGCTGCTGCACCTCGAGCAGGAGCTCGGCAAGCGGCTCATCGGCCAGAAGCCGGCGGTGCGGGCCGTCGCGGACGCGGTGCGCCGCACGCGCGCCGGCATCTCGGATCCCGACCGGCCCACCGGCTCCTTCCTCTTCCTCGGCCCCACGGGCGTCGGCAAGACCGAGCTCGCGAAGGCGCTCGCGGAGTTCCTGTTCGACGACGAGAAGGCGATGATCCGCATCGACATGAGCGAGTACGGGGAGAAGTTCTCCGTCTCGCGCCTGGTCGGCGCCCCTCCCGGGTACGTCGGCTACGAGCAGGGCGGCCAGCTCACGGAGGCCGTGCGGCGGCGCCCGTACTCGGTGGTGCTGCTCGACGAGGTCGAGAAGGCCCACCCCGAGGTGTTCGACGTGCTGCTGCAGGTGCTCGACGACGGCCGGCTCACCGACGGCCAGGGCCGCACGGTCGACTTCCGCAACGTGATCCTCGTGCTGACCAGCAACCTCGGCTCGCAGTTCATCAGCGACGCGTCGCTGCCGCGGGAGAGCCGCGAGGAGGCCGTGCAGCAGCTCGTGCGCCAGACCTTCAAGCCGGAGTTCGTGAACCGGCTCGACGACATCGTCGTGTTCCAGACGCTGTCGATGGACGACCTGGCGCAGATCGTCGAGCTCTACATCGACCGGCTCGGGGTGCGGCTCGCGGATCGCCGGCTCACGCTCGGGGTCACGCCGGATGCGCGCAGCTGGCTCGCCGAGCGCGGCCACGACCCGCTATACGGCGCGCGGCCGCTGCGCCGCCTCATGCAGCGCGAGATCGACGACCGCCTGGCGCGCGAGCTGCTCGCGGGCGACGTGCGCGACGGCGACGCCGTGCGCGTCGACCTCGCGCCCGACGGCGAGGGGCTCACGGTCGCGCGGGCGTGGAGCGACGAGCCGGGGGAGCAGGCGCCCGGCGCCTGA
- a CDS encoding alpha-galactosidase has product MPDTAVPSALLHLRASGVSLVLDLVDGRLPAVVHWGADLGATTAADLETMVLAAVEPLVGSVADEPVRLAILPEAHTAWLGKPGLEGHRDGADWSPLFRVTAATVDGDPLPAGADGRPGSASVGPALVHVDAVDDVAGLALALDVELLPSGLVRTRAEVRNLHAATYAVGSLMLALPLPAEAREILDFAGRWGLERTPQRRELVVGIHEREGRKGRTGPDAATLLTVGTPGFGFRHGDVRGVHVAFSGNHRHYAERLSTGRQVIGGGELLLPGEVRLAQGEAYASPWVYAAFGHGLDDQAARFHRFLRARQSHPRRDRPMTINVWEAVYFDHDLARLTDLADRAAALGVERYVLDDGWFRHRRDDHAGLGDWYVDETVWPDGLDPIIDHVTGLGMEFGLWFEPEMVNEDSDLARAHPEWILATGGRLPVRARDQQVLDLVIPEAYAYVLERMTAILSAHDIAYVKWDHNRDLVDAGIHPRGEAGVHLQTLAAYRLMDELRARFPGLEIEACASGGARVDLGVLERTDRVWVSDCIDPLDRQTMMRWTMQLLPPELLGSHIASGVSHTTGRAHRLAFRAGSALYGHLGIEWDLAQASDEENADLAAWIALYKEERALMHTGTVVRADESDPTLLVHGAVASDAASALFFLASIGRSEVSPRGRFLLPGLDPERRYRVEPVRVGTPEPGFTAPAWWDGVELTGRALAASGLHAPAMMPESIAILRVTAV; this is encoded by the coding sequence ATGCCCGACACCGCCGTCCCGTCCGCCCTCCTCCACCTGCGGGCGTCCGGCGTCTCGCTCGTGCTCGACCTCGTCGACGGCCGCCTGCCGGCCGTCGTGCACTGGGGCGCGGACCTCGGCGCCACCACCGCGGCCGACCTCGAGACGATGGTGCTCGCGGCCGTCGAGCCGCTCGTCGGCAGCGTCGCCGACGAGCCCGTCCGGCTCGCGATCCTCCCCGAGGCGCACACGGCGTGGCTCGGCAAGCCGGGCCTCGAGGGCCACCGCGACGGCGCCGACTGGTCGCCGCTGTTCCGCGTGACCGCCGCGACCGTCGACGGCGACCCGCTGCCCGCGGGCGCCGACGGCCGCCCCGGATCCGCGTCCGTCGGCCCCGCCCTCGTGCACGTGGACGCGGTCGACGACGTCGCGGGCCTCGCGCTCGCGCTCGACGTCGAGCTGCTGCCCTCCGGCCTCGTCCGCACGCGCGCCGAGGTCCGCAACCTGCACGCCGCCACCTACGCCGTCGGCAGCCTGATGCTCGCGCTGCCCCTCCCGGCCGAGGCCCGCGAGATCCTCGACTTCGCCGGGCGGTGGGGCCTCGAGCGCACGCCGCAGCGCCGGGAGCTCGTGGTCGGGATCCACGAGCGCGAGGGCCGCAAGGGCCGCACCGGCCCCGACGCGGCGACGCTCCTCACCGTCGGCACGCCCGGCTTCGGCTTCCGCCACGGCGACGTCCGCGGCGTGCACGTCGCGTTCAGCGGCAACCACCGCCACTACGCCGAGCGCCTGTCGACCGGCCGCCAGGTCATCGGCGGCGGCGAGCTGCTGCTGCCCGGCGAGGTGCGGCTCGCGCAGGGCGAGGCGTACGCGAGCCCGTGGGTCTACGCCGCGTTCGGCCACGGCCTCGACGACCAGGCCGCCCGCTTCCACCGCTTCCTGCGCGCCCGCCAGTCGCACCCGCGCCGCGACCGGCCCATGACGATCAACGTGTGGGAGGCCGTCTACTTCGACCACGACCTCGCGCGCCTCACCGACCTCGCGGATCGCGCCGCGGCCCTCGGCGTGGAGCGGTACGTGCTCGACGACGGCTGGTTCCGCCACCGCCGCGACGATCACGCGGGTCTCGGCGACTGGTACGTCGACGAGACGGTGTGGCCGGACGGGCTCGACCCGATCATCGACCACGTCACGGGCCTCGGAATGGAGTTCGGCCTCTGGTTCGAGCCCGAGATGGTGAACGAGGACTCCGACCTCGCCCGCGCGCACCCCGAGTGGATCCTCGCCACGGGCGGCCGCCTCCCGGTGCGCGCCCGCGACCAGCAGGTGCTCGATCTGGTGATCCCCGAGGCGTACGCGTACGTGCTCGAGCGGATGACCGCGATCCTCTCCGCCCACGACATCGCGTACGTCAAGTGGGACCACAACCGCGACCTCGTCGACGCCGGCATCCACCCGCGCGGCGAGGCGGGCGTGCACCTGCAGACGCTCGCCGCGTACCGGCTCATGGACGAGCTGCGGGCCCGCTTCCCGGGCCTCGAGATCGAGGCATGCGCGTCCGGCGGCGCCCGCGTCGACCTCGGCGTGCTCGAGCGCACCGACCGCGTGTGGGTCTCCGACTGCATCGACCCGCTCGACCGCCAGACGATGATGCGCTGGACCATGCAGCTCCTCCCGCCCGAGCTGCTCGGCTCCCACATCGCCTCGGGCGTCAGCCACACCACGGGCCGCGCGCACCGCCTCGCGTTCCGCGCGGGCTCGGCGCTCTACGGCCACCTCGGCATCGAGTGGGACCTCGCGCAGGCCAGCGACGAGGAGAACGCCGACCTCGCCGCGTGGATCGCCCTCTACAAGGAGGAGCGCGCACTGATGCACACGGGCACGGTCGTCCGCGCCGACGAGAGCGACCCGACCCTGCTCGTGCACGGCGCCGTCGCGTCGGACGCCGCCTCCGCGCTGTTCTTCCTCGCGTCGATCGGCCGCTCCGAGGTCTCGCCGCGCGGCCGCTTCCTGCTGCCGGGCCTGGATCCCGAGCGCCGCTACCGCGTGGAGCCCGTGCGCGTCGGCACCCCCGAGCCCGGCTTCACGGCCCCGGCCTGGTGGGACGGCGTCGAGCTGACCGGCCGCGCGCTCGCCGCCTCGGGCCTGCACGCGCCCGCGATGATGCCGGAGTCGATCGCGATCCTGCGGGTGACGGCGGTCTGA
- a CDS encoding aldo/keto reductase: MTYVAHPDRYSSMPYRRSGRSGLKLPELSLGLWHNFGTARPIDTQRAIVRRAFDLGITHFDLANNYGPPPGSAETAFGRILAEDLRPYRDEIVISSKAGYLMWDGPYGEWGSRKSMLASLDQSLGRMGLEYVDVFYSHRPDPETPIEETMGALATAVHQGKALYAGISNYSPEQTERAVAALAEHKVPLTIHQPSYSMFNRHVEGGLLPVLEEAGSGCIVFSPLAQGLLTDRYLSGSIPSDSRAATSGFLDESAVSETYLERARGLQAVAEARGQTLAQLALSWVLRHPGITSALIGASSVEQLEQNVAAAGAPALTDDELAAIEPLAVDGTGR; encoded by the coding sequence ATGACCTACGTCGCTCATCCCGATCGCTACTCGTCCATGCCCTACCGCCGCTCCGGCCGCTCGGGCCTCAAGCTCCCCGAGCTCTCGCTCGGCCTCTGGCACAACTTCGGCACCGCGCGCCCCATCGACACGCAGCGCGCCATCGTCCGCCGCGCCTTCGACCTCGGCATCACCCACTTCGACCTCGCCAACAACTACGGCCCGCCCCCCGGCAGCGCCGAGACCGCGTTCGGCCGGATCCTCGCCGAGGACCTCCGCCCGTACCGCGACGAGATCGTCATCTCCTCCAAGGCCGGCTACCTCATGTGGGACGGCCCCTACGGCGAGTGGGGCTCCCGCAAGTCGATGCTCGCGTCGCTCGACCAGAGCCTCGGGCGCATGGGCCTCGAGTACGTCGACGTCTTCTACTCCCACCGGCCCGACCCCGAGACGCCCATCGAGGAGACCATGGGCGCGCTCGCGACCGCGGTGCACCAGGGCAAGGCGCTCTACGCCGGCATCAGCAACTACTCGCCCGAGCAGACGGAGCGGGCGGTCGCCGCGCTCGCCGAGCACAAGGTGCCGCTGACGATCCACCAGCCGAGCTACTCCATGTTCAACCGGCACGTCGAGGGCGGGCTGCTGCCCGTGCTGGAGGAGGCCGGATCCGGCTGCATCGTGTTCTCGCCGCTCGCGCAGGGCCTGCTCACCGACCGGTACCTGTCGGGATCCATCCCGTCCGACTCGCGCGCCGCCACCAGCGGGTTCCTCGACGAGTCCGCCGTCTCCGAGACGTACCTCGAGCGGGCGCGCGGCCTGCAGGCCGTCGCCGAGGCGCGCGGGCAGACGCTCGCGCAGCTCGCGCTGTCGTGGGTGCTGCGGCACCCGGGGATCACGAGCGCGCTCATCGGCGCCTCGAGCGTGGAGCAGCTGGAGCAGAACGTGGCCGCGGCCGGCGCCCCGGCGCTGACCGACGACGAGCTCGCGGCCATCGAGCCGCTCGCGGTCGACGGCACCGGGCGCTGA
- a CDS encoding dipeptidase — MTADDALAPLHPTTAARVVRVLEGQGIVDGHDDLAWALRERAVREGGPSASVGDDVLARLAVEDAVPGLHTDLPRLERGRVAAQFWSVWVPDLPGVDPVRSAIEQVDVVRRLVAAHPDRLALAVTADDVARVVASGRIASLLGMEGGHSIGGSLGALRTMRALGVRYMTLTHNANVAWADSATDAPVLHGLSASGERVVAEMERIGMVVDLSHVSADVMRHALRIARRPVLFSHSGARAECDVPRNVPDDVLQSLPANDGVCMATFVPQFVSPAVAEWHDETLMLAIAEGVDPRDHEGVQAVAARRPGERPRATLADVVRHVERIREVAGPRHVGLGGDYDGVDRTPDGLEDVSRYPALIAALAERGWSDDDLRALAGGNALRVLRAADADDEVSRGPADAGPLA, encoded by the coding sequence GTGACCGCCGACGACGCCCTGGCCCCCCTGCACCCGACGACCGCCGCGCGCGTGGTCCGCGTCCTCGAGGGCCAGGGGATCGTCGACGGCCACGACGACCTCGCCTGGGCGCTCCGCGAGCGCGCGGTGCGGGAGGGCGGGCCGAGCGCGTCCGTCGGCGACGACGTGCTCGCGCGCCTCGCCGTCGAGGACGCCGTGCCCGGGCTGCACACCGACCTGCCGCGCCTCGAGCGCGGCCGGGTCGCGGCGCAGTTCTGGTCGGTGTGGGTGCCCGACCTCCCGGGCGTCGACCCGGTGCGCTCCGCCATCGAGCAGGTGGACGTGGTGCGGCGGCTCGTCGCCGCGCACCCGGATCGGCTCGCGCTCGCCGTGACCGCCGACGACGTCGCGCGCGTCGTCGCGTCGGGCCGCATCGCGTCGCTGCTCGGCATGGAGGGCGGCCACTCGATCGGCGGCTCCCTCGGCGCGCTGCGCACGATGCGCGCGCTCGGCGTCCGCTACATGACGCTCACGCACAACGCGAACGTCGCGTGGGCCGACTCCGCGACCGACGCGCCCGTGCTGCACGGGCTGAGCGCCTCGGGGGAGCGCGTGGTGGCCGAGATGGAGCGGATCGGCATGGTCGTCGACCTCTCGCACGTGTCGGCCGACGTGATGCGGCACGCGCTGCGGATCGCCCGCCGACCGGTGCTGTTCTCCCACTCGGGCGCGCGGGCCGAGTGCGACGTGCCGCGCAACGTGCCCGACGACGTGCTCCAGTCGCTGCCCGCGAACGACGGCGTCTGCATGGCGACGTTCGTGCCGCAGTTCGTGTCGCCCGCCGTGGCGGAGTGGCACGACGAGACGCTGATGCTCGCGATCGCGGAGGGCGTGGACCCGCGCGACCACGAGGGCGTGCAGGCCGTCGCCGCCCGGCGCCCGGGGGAGCGGCCGCGCGCGACGCTCGCCGACGTCGTGCGGCACGTGGAGCGGATCCGCGAGGTGGCCGGCCCCCGGCACGTGGGCCTCGGCGGCGACTACGACGGCGTCGACCGCACGCCCGACGGGCTCGAGGACGTCTCGCGCTACCCGGCGCTCATCGCGGCGCTCGCCGAGCGCGGCTGGTCGGACGACGACCTGCGGGCGCTCGCGGGCGGCAACGCGCTGCGGGTGCTGCGGGCCGCGGACGCCGACGACGAGGTGTCGCGCGGTCCGGCGGACGCGGGGCCGCTGGCGTGA
- a CDS encoding GNAT family N-acetyltransferase translates to MDPRAAAALLDDLADRGWPADARERHGGWLLRAAGGVTKRANSALPAGPVADAEGALDAVEAFARAHGIAPCVQVSPASEPADLAARLAARGYAAEARTLVQVADARAVADRLGDASTDPALAVTVADAPDDAWLDAWWSVDGRGGSAELWVARGILERGPALYAAVREREAAADGSAPRVLATARLALVDGWGGLFAVATRPEARRRGLSRAAMGAVVRAGLDRGISALWLQVVEENAGARALYSGLGFAPVSRYAYWTRPTAG, encoded by the coding sequence ATGGACCCGCGCGCCGCGGCCGCGCTGCTCGACGACCTGGCCGACCGCGGCTGGCCCGCGGATGCTCGGGAGCGGCACGGCGGCTGGCTCCTCCGCGCGGCCGGCGGCGTGACCAAGCGTGCCAACTCGGCGCTCCCCGCCGGTCCCGTCGCCGACGCCGAGGGCGCGCTCGACGCGGTCGAGGCCTTCGCGCGCGCCCACGGGATCGCCCCCTGCGTGCAGGTGTCGCCCGCGTCGGAGCCGGCGGACCTCGCGGCGCGGCTGGCGGCGCGCGGCTACGCGGCCGAGGCGCGCACGCTCGTGCAGGTGGCCGACGCGCGCGCGGTGGCCGACCGGCTGGGGGACGCGTCGACGGATCCCGCGCTCGCGGTCACGGTCGCGGACGCGCCCGACGACGCCTGGCTCGACGCGTGGTGGAGCGTCGACGGGCGCGGCGGATCCGCGGAGCTGTGGGTCGCGCGCGGGATCCTCGAGCGCGGCCCCGCCCTGTACGCCGCGGTCCGCGAGCGCGAGGCCGCCGCCGACGGATCCGCGCCCCGCGTCCTCGCGACCGCCCGGCTCGCGCTCGTCGACGGCTGGGGCGGCCTCTTCGCGGTCGCCACCCGGCCCGAGGCGCGGCGCCGCGGCCTGTCGCGCGCGGCCATGGGTGCCGTGGTGCGCGCCGGGCTCGACCGCGGGATCAGCGCGCTCTGGCTCCAGGTCGTCGAGGAGAACGCCGGCGCCCGCGCGCTCTACTCCGGGCTCGGCTTCGCGCCCGTCTCGCGCTACGCGTACTGGACGCGGCCCACCGCCGGCTGA